One window of Chrysiogenia bacterium genomic DNA carries:
- a CDS encoding acyl-CoA thioesterase has translation MVSRSDFQFFYPLRVRYAEVDAQGIVFNAHYLTYFDCAMTEYMRALPYSYQGQIEAGEDFHVVRALVEFKAPVRFDEEIEVGARAAEIGRSSVRFEMGIFGKGDDQLRATGEITWVNAHQESGKSAPLPEDFVAKIRALEGDHVIRKS, from the coding sequence ATGGTCTCGCGCTCGGATTTCCAGTTCTTCTATCCGCTGCGGGTCCGCTACGCAGAGGTCGATGCCCAGGGCATCGTCTTCAACGCCCACTACCTGACCTATTTCGATTGTGCGATGACCGAATACATGCGCGCGCTGCCCTATTCCTATCAGGGGCAGATCGAGGCGGGCGAGGACTTCCACGTCGTCCGCGCGCTGGTGGAGTTCAAGGCGCCCGTGCGTTTCGATGAAGAGATCGAAGTGGGCGCCCGCGCCGCAGAAATCGGCCGCTCGAGCGTGCGTTTTGAAATGGGGATCTTCGGCAAGGGCGATGACCAGCTCCGCGCCACCGGAGAGATCACCTGGGTCAACGCCCATCAGGAAAGTGGCAAGAGCGCGCCGCTGCCCGAAGACTTCGTCGCGAAGATCCGCGCCCTCGAAGGCGATCACGTCAT